From Gemmatimonadaceae bacterium, the proteins below share one genomic window:
- a CDS encoding hydroxymethylglutaryl-CoA lyase, with protein MTPASNRVTIVDVSPRDGLQNEKAVVPTIAKVELVDRLSAAGVPVIEVTSFVSPRAIPQLADAEHVMAGITRRAGTRYTVLVPNARGLDRALPTKPDGIVVFGAASETFSQRNINCSIAESLERFQPVVMQAKAAGLHVRGTVSCALGCPYEGDIAPEAVARVASALLELGVDELSIADTIGVGHPEQVTRVFEGVLRLTDASRVNAHFHDTYGRALANLESCLALGVRSIDASAAGLGGCPYAPGATGNVATEAVLARLLAQGYVTGVDLTALTAAGAFIRGVLASSEAHPAEPS; from the coding sequence GTGACTCCCGCATCCAACCGCGTCACCATCGTCGACGTCTCTCCGCGCGACGGCCTTCAGAACGAGAAGGCTGTCGTGCCGACGATAGCAAAGGTCGAGTTGGTGGACCGGCTCTCCGCGGCCGGCGTGCCGGTGATCGAAGTGACGAGCTTCGTGTCGCCGAGGGCGATTCCGCAGTTGGCGGACGCCGAGCACGTGATGGCGGGGATCACGCGGCGTGCGGGCACGCGCTACACGGTGCTTGTGCCCAACGCGCGCGGTCTGGATCGTGCCTTGCCGACCAAGCCCGACGGCATCGTTGTGTTCGGGGCGGCGAGCGAGACTTTCTCGCAGCGGAACATCAACTGTTCGATCGCGGAGTCACTGGAACGGTTTCAACCGGTGGTGATGCAGGCCAAGGCAGCCGGCCTGCATGTGCGTGGCACGGTGTCCTGTGCGCTGGGTTGCCCTTACGAGGGCGACATTGCGCCGGAGGCGGTGGCGCGCGTGGCGTCCGCGCTCCTCGAGTTGGGCGTGGACGAGCTGTCGATTGCGGACACCATCGGCGTCGGGCACCCCGAGCAGGTGACGCGCGTGTTCGAGGGCGTGCTCAGACTGACCGACGCGTCGCGCGTCAACGCCCACTTCCACGACACGTACGGACGCGCATTGGCGAACCTCGAGTCCTGCCTGGCGCTCGGCGTGCGCAGCATCGACGCCAGCGCGGCGGGGTTGGGCGGCTGCCCGTACGCGCCGGGCGCGACGGGCAACGTGGCGACAGAGGCGGTGCTCGCGAGGTTGCTGGCGCAGGGGTATGTGACCGGCGTGGATCTCACGGCGCTCACGGCCGCGGGGGCGTTCATTCGCGGGGTGTTGGCTTCGAGTGAGGCGCATCCGGCGGAGCCGAGCTAG
- a CDS encoding VOC family protein, protein MSSATSYTVPASTAIGHVHLKVADLQRALAFYQGVLGFELKQLYGNQAAFVSAGGYHHHIGLNTWESAGGSPPPRGSTGLYHTAILYPTRRDLAVAVRRVLDAGIPLSGASDHGVSEAIYLDDPDGNGVELYVDRPESEWPRDANGQLAMGSQRLDLAALLKLAE, encoded by the coding sequence GTGTCGTCCGCCACTTCGTATACCGTCCCGGCAAGCACCGCTATTGGCCACGTCCACCTCAAGGTCGCGGACCTGCAGCGCGCCCTCGCCTTCTATCAAGGCGTGCTCGGCTTCGAGCTCAAGCAGCTGTACGGCAACCAGGCGGCCTTCGTCTCGGCCGGCGGCTACCACCACCACATCGGACTCAACACCTGGGAGAGCGCCGGAGGCTCGCCGCCGCCGCGCGGCAGCACCGGGCTCTACCACACGGCGATTCTCTATCCGACGCGCCGCGACCTCGCCGTCGCCGTGCGCCGCGTGCTCGACGCCGGCATTCCGCTCAGTGGCGCCTCGGACCACGGCGTCTCCGAGGCGATCTATCTCGATGACCCCGACGGCAACGGCGTCGAGCTCTATGTGGACCGTCCGGAATCCGAGTGGCCGCGCGACGCCAATGGCCAGCTGGCGATGGGCTCGCAGCGGCTCGACCTCGCCGCACTGCTGAAACTGGCCGAGTGA